The nucleotide window gtatgtgttgGGGTAAAGAGTGTGTGTGATGGGTCAATACTGATCATTCGACTGTGTATGGGTATCAATAAtgagtgtgtgagggtgtgtgtgttttggcgtACCGATTGTGTGTGGTGGTCTGTAGCCTACCAAGTACATGAGTGAGGTGCTATACTGAGTGTGTGCCAGGGTTTTCACCATCAGTTTGAGATTTGAGCGCAATTGAACCCTGATGGTCTCTTACCACAGTCAGGGTTGCCATGGATTCTGGAGCTGGCTAGTTCCCCTCCGTGTTGGTCGACACACCAGCACTCTCCTCTAGCCTGATCACACTGTAGCTTTCTGTAGTATCCGTCCTCATCACAGCTAGGGATGAACAGGCCTAAGACATACACACAAGGGGAAGTTAAATATGGAGGCACACATGCTTTTTTAGACAGAATACATATATTTGTATTGCGGTGTATGTGATATTCCATTTTCATTAGCCTACTcagttacatacagtggggagaacaagtatttgatacactgcccattttgcaggttttcctacttacaaagcatgtagaggtctgtaatttttatcataggtacacttcaactgtgagagacggaatctaaaacaaaaatccagaaaatcacattgtatgatttttaagtaattaatttgtattttattgcatgacatacatcCCGGACAGAAGTCCGACAGGTACTGAACAACCTGAAGAAGAGGAGTTTGGAGACTGAGGAAAGCATGCTGCACGTTTTGGAGCCTGCTACATCGGCCGTGCCAGGTGTTGGAAGGCATTATTTGCCCTCAGAAAATAACTTGAAAAAGTGTATACAGAGGCACCGGCAAAAGAACAAAGACAAGCAGATGCCGCCGGTACTGGCTACAGTCCCTGGGGGCCATGGCAAGGCGGTGGGTGGAGGCCAGGTTAGACCTGCAACCCTCTCCAACCTGGTAATATCCGAGATCTACCAAACCACGCATTGTGGAGACCCGTTTCTCCAGCAAAACAGTGGGCCAGACCCAGACAGGTTTCTGATCTTAACAACCAAAGACAACTTGGAATTCCGGTGCAACTGTGATCACTGGTTTGCCAATGGAACATTCAAAAAGGTATCATGTCCGTTCCAGCAGGTATTTACCATCCACGGGATGCCCACATATTCACCAAATGAAGACGACCTGATGCGACAGGAGTACGTGATTGCAGCAGCCATTATTATGCTGCCCGATAAGTCTGAGGTAGGCCTAGGCATCATCATTCATTAGCCTATTAAAAAGTtgttttaaagggatagttcactataaaaaaaaaaaaaagtttatctTATTTTTGACATCCCTAGGCTGTGGTTGTTTCTTCCAAACCATTCAAACATTTAGCTGGTTATTTAGCAAGGATACAAAACTGGCTAGCATTTTTGGAGAATGTAGCAATGCTAGTGGAAATGGGTAGTTTCAGTTAGTGATGCATTCAAAAACATCAACATGCAATCTAACAGCCtactattttatatttttttgcggACATACACTCGTGCCTTCCTTGCACTAAAGAACTGAAACCAGAATCCGTCATGACTGACTTCAAGCCAGCAGCTCCCGTAAAGGCCTTCAAGAAGGTGTTTCCGGGGGTCCGTAACCAGGGATGCTTCTTCCATCTGGGTCCACTTTTTAGGCAGCAACTGCCCGCTATCCTGGAGGTGGCATCAAAGTACTGGAGAGACCCCAACTTCGCCCTCCACATCAAGATGCCTCATAGGCTCACATTCGTCCCACCAGCTGATGTGTTGAGATGTTTCAAGGAGATGAAGGAAACTCTGTTCTTTCAGGACCCGGCGCTGTCCACATTTGTGGCCGACTTTGAGGACACATGGATTGGGCGCCCGATGGGAAACGGTAAAAAACGACGAAGAAGAGCACCGGAATTTGCCatgggtacagtgggggaaaaaagtatttagtcagccaccaattgtttaagttctcccacttaaaaagatgagagaggcctgtaattttcatcataggtacacgtcaactatgacagacaaaatgagaaaaaaaaatcctgaaaatcacattgtaggatttttaatgaatttatttgcaaattatggtggaaaataagtatttggtcaataactaaagtttctcaatactttgttatataccctttgttggcaatgacacaggtcaaatgttttctgtaagtcttcacaaggttttcacacactgttgctggtattttggcccattcctccatgcagatctcctctagagcagtgatgttttggggctgtcgctgggcaacacggactttcaactccctccaaagattttctatggggttgagatctggagattggctaggccactccaggaccttgaaatgcttcttacgaagccactccttcgttgcctgggcggtgtgtttgggatcattgtcatgctgaaagacccagccacgtttcatcttcaatgcccttgctgatggaaggaggttttcactcaaaatctcacgatacatggccccattcattctttcctttacacggatcagtcgtcctggtacctttgcagaaaaacagccccaaagcatgatgtttccacccccatgcttcacagtaggtatggtgttctttggatgcaactcagcattctttgtcctccaaacacgacgagttgagtttttaccaaaaagttatattttggtttcatctgaccatatgacattctcccaatcctcttctggatcatccaaatgcactctagcaaacttcagacgggactggacatgtactggcttaagcagggggacacgtctagcactgcaggatttgagtccctggcggcgtagtgtgttactgatggtaggctttgttactttggtcccagctctctgcaggtcattcactaggtccccccgtgtggttctgggatttttgctcaccgttcttgtgattattttgaccccacggggtgagatcttgcgtggagccccagatcgagggagattatcagtggtcttgtatgtcttccatttcctaataattgctcccacagttgatttcttcaaaccaagctgcttacctattgcagattcagtcttcccagcctgatgcaggactacaattttgtttctggtgtcctttgacagctctttggtcttggccatagtggagtttggagtgtgactgtttgaggttgtggacaggtgtattttatactgacaacaagttcaaacaggtgccattaatacaggtaacgagtggaggacagaggagcctcttaaagaagaagttacaggtctgtgagagccagaaatcttgcttgtttgtaggtgaccaaatacttattttccaccataatttgcaaataaattcattaaaaatcctacaatgtgattttctggattttcttttctcaatttgtctgtcatagttgacatgtacctatgatgaaaattacaggcctctctcatctttttaagtgggagaacttgcacaattggtggctgactaaatacttttttcccccactgtatgtacttgtCTGGATGCCTGTAGGCCAATCATTTTATTAGGCCATGCAATGGTATTATACTACTAATAACACAAAATAGGCTAACAAAATAGGCCCTACTAATAGGTTAATAATTATATACTAATagtaatgttagtataatatGCTATTACTCTAATGTCAATATAATAGGCTATTGCAACAATGATGATTACAATGGCAAATGGGTGTTTAACATGTTTCAATCTTTTGATTTCAGAAATGTGGAACTACTACGATGCTGTCCTGAAGGACATGGGGAAGACCAATAACGTCACAAAGGGCTGGTGTCAGTCGTTTGTGGGGCGTCTTGCCTACTCCACAGTGACAAAACCCACAATTTGCCAGTTCTTCGATGCCTTGCAACTACAACAGCATAGGACGACACCGCTTCAATTCCTGTTGGCTGCTGCGCAGGCGATGCAACTTACTGTAGGCCAGTAAGCTATACATTCTGGCAATTCATCAGCCATATTTCAAGTTTCATGTACACATATCCATTCATTAAGAAGGCAGGAGATGGAGGTGAATAACTGTGTAGTCAGTACCATAGAGATAGAATGACATTCTAATACTCCATGGCCAGCATACTACTGCTGCACCAAGGGGCTGGCTAATGACGAGAGAACAAGACCACACACGCTCTGAATCTGGACTAGTTAACCTTTACAAGACTACTGAGACTTAAGCACTGACACTTTAGAATATATCAGCTGTaggttataataatataatatatgcacTACTTTTTAAAACAGCCTCCTACTGAGGGACTGAATTTGCTCCCCAAAAAGGGATGAAATTGGGATAGGATGTCATAGGACTTAATGTAAATGCAAAATAAGTTGAAAAATGTGTTAATGTAAATAAATGGCATAATGTTGCATTGGGGTGTATTCTTATCAGCTGAGGCAGCCCTCTAGTCCCTGGGTGATTGGGTTTCAAGGGAACTGTGTCAGAGTATCAGACTGGCAGAATTTATCCTATACTCTGCCCAGTCTCCTCTTTGCTCCACTCCATGTCCTTGAAGAGCCTTGATACACAGCTTAGCCAAgtcagcagcacacacacacacacacacacacacacacacacacacgatatgcATGCACAAGCACGCacaaacatgcaaacacacacaaacacgaaaACCTCACACACAATATACACAGAGTGTACTAAcaaggaacaccttcctaatgttgaattgcacccccttttgccctcagaacagcctcaattcatcggggcatggactacaaggtctcgaaagcattccacagggatgctggcctatgttgactccaatgcttcccacagttgtgtcaagttggctggatgtcctttgggtggtggaccattcttgatacacaagggaaactgttgagcgtgaaaaacccatcagTGTTACAACTCTTGACACActtaaaccggtgcgcctggtaactactaccataccccgttcatgggcacttaaatattttattttgcacattcaccctctgaatggcacacatacatgtctcaattgtctcaaggcttaaaatccccaccccttcatctacagtgagggaaaaaagtatttgatcccctgctgattttgtacgtttgcccactgacaaagacatgatcagtctaattttaatggtaggtttatttgaacagtgagaggcaaaataacaacaaaaaaatccagaaaaacgcatgtcaaaaacacccactaagcataatgtttccacctccatgtttgacggtggggatggtgttcttggggtcatatgcagcattcctcctcctccaaacacggcgagttgcgttgatgccaaagagctcgattttggtctcatctgaccacaacactttcacccagttctccactgaatcattcagatgttcattggcaaacgtcagacgggcctgtatatgtgctttcttgagcagggggaccttgcgggcgctgcaggatttcagtccttcacggcgtagtgtgttaccaattgttttcttggtgactatggtcccagctgccttgagatcattgacaagatcctcccatgtagttctgggctgattcctcaccgttctcatgatcattgcaactccacgaggtgagatcttgcatggagcccccggccgagggagattgacagttattttgtgtttcttccatttgcgaataatcgcaccaactgttgtcaccttctcaccaagctgcttgccgatggtcttgtagcccattccagccttgtgtaggtctacaatcttggtcttggccatggttgtTTTCCATTTCAAAGCAttttgccctaatgaacacaacccagctcCCATGACGCAGACATCATGAGGTAGACGTCGAAGAGACTCGTTTCAGTGTCACACTGTATGAATgctgaatctgattgattgattgcttctgtggacaggtgtcttttatacaggtaacaaactgagattaggagtactccctttaagagtgtgctcctaatctcagctcgttacctgtataaaagacacctgggagccagaaatctttctgattgagagggggtcaaatacttatttccctcattaaaatgcaaatcaatttataacatttttgacatgcatttttctggatgttgttgttgttattctgtctctcactgttcaaataaacctaccattaaaataatagactgatcatttctttgtcagtgtgcaaacgtacaaaaaaaagcaggggatcaaatacttttttcccctgattgaagtggatttaactggtgacatcaataagggatcatagctttcacctggtcagtctatgccaggctctgtcgtagctgaccgcgaccgggagacccatggggcggcgcacaattggcccagcgtcgtccagggtaggggagggaatggccggcagggatgtagctcagttggtagagcatggcgtttgcaacgccagggttgtgggttcgattcccacggggggccagtatgaaaaataaaaaagataatgtatgcactcactaactgtaagtcgctctggataagagcgtctgctaaatgactcaaatggaaatggaaatggaaagagcatgttttgtacactcagtgtattgcatcacacacacatacacagtccgcATTGTgtcacggacacacacactgccatgtGGAtagcgtcacacacacacacaccctggttccCACAACCCCTAGCCGTTTGTCAGTATGGAGCTATAATCCACCGGGCTGATCAGGGGATTATCCCTGCCTCCTGCTTGGCATTTGTTTAATGAAACTCCTCTAtcagtgatacacacacacacacagtaagcaTACGCACACTGATGGtggcacacactggcacacatacGCTCACTCGGGCACAAAGCACACATGTTCATCTGGGAAATGTGAGTCATGCAGGAACATAATGCATACCCAGTTTCTTCTTGCCTCCCTCCTGTACTTGGATCCTCTCCAGCTCAGCCAGGCAGGGGGGCTCTGAGAGGGAAACACATCTAGGCTGAAGTACAGCactccaatacacacacacacacacacacactaatgcacatgtgtgcatgcacacacacagaaatacacatgGGGTTGAGCTTTTATTGGTAAGTCAATgctaaactttgaaatcaattggCCAAATCCTAGAAAATTCAGATAGGCGTAGAAAATCTGTAGAAAATTCTGAAGTCAAACATTCACACAAATCTTCATTATTATGCATGATTGAAATGCTACTTTGAACTACTGTGTTTCTCAGGTTCTCCCCTCTGTAGGCTATGCAGTGGATTTGGACTCGAAAGAAGCTGTgcccctacatagtacactactttaaagggctctggccaaaagtagtgcacaacacagccatttgggacgcagacagtgGTTCCAGGCAGGGCCAGTGGTAAACACAGGTCTTGTCTGGTTTCTGCTTGGCTGACACACATACAATCTGTGAGAGCTCTGGGAGGACCAGCCTGTCAATAAGCTACAGTCATGTTGTTACTGCACAATGGTGGCCATTACCCCAAAACAATGAGGGGGGAGACAAACTGTGATGGACTGTGAGAGGGACAAAAGGGGTGAAGGGCGAGAGGGGAGAGGACACGGAGGTTGTTATACCTGTACCTAGTATAGCCACAGGCACAGTAGGGAACTCTGATTGCCAGGTCACATGGAAAATGCACACACATAACTGCACACGGACATACACACTCCACCCcaccatctacacacacaatatCCCCCATGTTCACTCTCTCTCCAGAAACAGAGTTACCAGGCAACGGTGCAGACCTTgccgtctctcacacacacacacacactccctcacagaCACTCCCTCACAGAAACACACCCCTCTCCCCACAAtatactcactctctctccagaAGCAGAGGCACCACTCGGCCGTAGACACCTTCCCATCCCTGTAGGAGTCGCAGGAGTTAAAGAAGGGTCGGATGCAGACCTCGTACTTGTCCAGGTTAATGGCTACAATCTCAGCCTGGTCCAGATACAGATCACTGTTTGTGTCCAGCTTTGAGAACATCCAACCTAAAGAGTCCTTACAGCTGGCAACCACGCTCCTGTCCAGgactacagacagagacacacacacacacacacacacacacagtgaaaaggGGGAGGGGAATGAGTTAAACCCACATATACAGATCAAATATATATAACAGTGGTAGACGTCAGGATTACAGTAAGTAAAAATGTCACTAGATTGCAAAAGAAAGGAGAATATCTTCACTGTTGCAACTGATACAGTATGTTGCTGGTCCTATTTTAATCTTACCTGATGCAGTGCTGGCCCTATAATAACTTTACTGTCTCTTTTTTTGTTCACTTTATTGAGACATTCATGCAATGACAGAGGCAGACAGGTGGGATAAGGAAATGAAAGGGTTGGAGCGGAGTTTGAACCACGATCTCTGGTGGGGAGAGGAGTATACGCGTATAAGCCGGGAGCGTTACCGCTAGACCACAGGCTCTGCATCTGTTCTATCTCTTACCTGATCCAGTGTTAGCCCCTGCTGTGTTGCTGGCTCCAGTCTTGCTGTTGTTGTTCAGCTTGGCATTGTCCTGCAGCAGCTGGAACCAGTCCCTCAGCCTCTCCCCCAGATCAGAGAGGTCCTGTCCTGTACAACTctctgagaaggagagagaaatagttATTGTATAGCATtgcagttttgtgtgtgtgagcatgtgtgtgcatttgggtgtgtgtgcacatttgtgtgtgtgtgtgtgtgtgtgtgtgtgtgtgtatgcatgcatttACGTACTCACCATGCTTGACCTCTGTCTCTGTGACGGGGGGTGCGGTTGGACAAGGACAAAGACCTGAACACTTCATAGTCAGCTCCTTCCCTGTGAAGCACGCCTGCTGCTCCAATTTACACTGCAACACAAACATCTCTTATCAGGCGATGTTTCTCTGTGTTTTGTGGTTATTATCAGTGAATTAAAACACGGCCGTTGTGTTGTGTCTCTTGGATCTAGAGCTTGTACATAATGATATAGATACTGTTAGAGGTGAACAGTGTCCAGAGATATACAACACAATGACAAAGGGTTGTGATAAATAGCCTGAGAGGAACAGGAGGACCAGAGGGTTGTTGTGGTGAGGCATCTCTCCCATGTGTTTCTATTGAGTTATGCTTTGTCTTCTGGGACTGTCTCTGACCTTGTTGAGAAATGATATGTTGAAGAGGAAAAAGGAAATGAAATGACTACGCTCTATTCATCTAAATGCTCGTTTCAGAGAGAGATTTGAATGAGGGTGTGCAGTCAGTCGACAGTCACCTTTATAAATATTTCATCTGTATCTGGGATATAACTCAATTCCCCCCATGTcattatgtgtgtgcatgtgtgttgctGTACCTGTGACGCGTAGTTGTGTCCGTCAGAGCCACAcacaggaacagaggaggagatgggacAGGGCTGGCATCCTCCCTCAGGAGAACTCAGGGAAGGTTGCTTCAGtctacagagcacacacacacacagtagttcAGCAGGATGCTTCACTCAGTACACAGAGGGCACAGAGGTTCTATAATACTTACCATGGCTTGGTGGCTACAATAAAGTACTTCCCACGTGCAACATCACAGTAAACTGAGTTGCATACATCAGTTCGGCTTTAATGAATTCCACCTCATAATCCTactatatatttatattatattttgtGAAAGTTTGTGTTGTGATAATCTAGTTTAGTGGTTTTCTACCCGGTAACACATCCACAGACATGTCCTGAGGATCCTTCCTCGTATCATAACTACCACAGGGTATTTATAGAGCTAGAGTTTCCCTGGGGACGTACAGTAACAGTGCAGTACAGTATGCCTAGAGGTGGTTAATCATCTGTCTACAGCACAGCAGCAGAATCATTCAACATCAGACTGTAATGAGGGAAAACACTTCACTTTTAGGGTGCTAACCATATAAatagaatctcattctagttatgtgGCACTAACCTTAGCAACATTAGAATTTCCATTGACTGGGATGTGACAGCATACTGCATCTAGTCCTTGAaggtcacagtgtgtgtgtgcgcatgtgagtGGGTGCGTGCTTGCTTGCGTTAgtatgtgtgtgcgcgcatgtgctTAGTGTTCACACATTTATCTCTTTGAGTGCACGTCAAGTCAAATTCATCAACCATCTTGCTTGGGGGCTAGACACACTCACCTGTGCTCAAGCTTCTTGCGGttgacacacacagccctctggTATCCCTGGGCAATACACACCTTGTGTCGGCTACACTTCACCTTCTGACAGGGGTCCTTGGTAGTGTCAACATCTGTGGAAAGACAAGGAGATCAGACTATAGAAACATCTGTGAAAAGGAGATCAGACTATAGAAACATCTGTGTTTCTCGCCTTCTCCCTCCCCTTTATCCATCTAATGTTCCTTTTCTGTGGAAACGAGAAGAGCAGTCTTTCTTTCTATGTATGTTTCTCAccagctctctctccctgtgactatccagttctctttctctctctgcttgtcTCTTGATGTAAACCTTCTGCTGTGTCCACTTTCTACATGTTCTTTCTTTCTGTATTCCatctccccccccccaccacaaTCTCTATTTTCACTCCCCCCATTCTCAATTCCCTCGGTCATCTCAATTGGAGTGATTCAAGCTACTTTCCTTCTATTAACTTACTAGTTGCAAAACAATGTAAGCATTTGCATGTCAGATGGTGGTAGTCTTACAGTGCAGTTCAACATAACTACTCATTCGTTTGGCGAATAATGCCAATATTTACATGTCTGATGGTTGAAGTCCACCCATCCTCATATAGCCATTACAGTGACATGCACATCAACTTCACTACCCAGTAGATAAAGCCAAACAGGCCTTCCAGGTCCAGATGTTGTTAATTATAGGCCCCCTCTGCTCTTAGGTCTAGCGGAAGGACATTCAAGGGACTGTGCTCTGTTAATGGATCTGTTCCAAATTAAataaaaatcaaattttatttgccacatacacatgtttagcagatgttattgcgggtgtagcgaaatgcttctgtttctaactccaacagtgcagtatatctaacaattcacaacaatacacacaacctaaatgtaaaataatggaattaaggaatatataaatattataaatattaggatgagcaatgtcggagtggcatagactaaaa belongs to Coregonus clupeaformis isolate EN_2021a chromosome 1, ASM2061545v1, whole genome shotgun sequence and includes:
- the LOC121574125 gene encoding testican-2-like isoform X1, which encodes MVGMTGLVVLLVPVMMVVGSTLQSEIKNGKEPEKTGNFMEDEHWLSTISQYSRKIKHWNRFRDEVEDDYVRALDENQGGSNENVDTTKDPCQKVKCSRHKVCIAQGYQRAVCVNRKKLEHRLKQPSLSSPEGGCQPCPISSSVPVCGSDGHNYASQCKLEQQACFTGKELTMKCSGLCPCPTAPPVTETEVKHESCTGQDLSDLGERLRDWFQLLQDNAKLNNNSKTGASNTAGANTGSVLDRSVVASCKDSLGWMFSKLDTNSDLYLDQAEIVAINLDKYEVCIRPFFNSCDSYRDGKVSTAEWCLCFWREKPPCLAELERIQVQEGGKKKLGLFIPSCDEDGYYRKLQCDQARGECWCVDQHGGELASSRIHGNPDCVSSPDEAVTYSGDFGSGVGWEDEEDKEAEENEEEGEADDGGYIW
- the LOC121574125 gene encoding testican-2-like isoform X2 encodes the protein MVGMTGLVVLLVPVMMVVGSTLQSEIKNGKEPEKTGNFMEDEHWLSTISQYSRKIKHWNRFRDEVEDDYVRALDENQGGSNENVDTTKDPCQKVKCSRHKVCIAQGYQRAVCVNRKKLEHRLKQPSLSSPEGGCQPCPISSSVPVCGSDGHNYASQCKLEQQACFTGKELTMKCSGLCPCPTAPPVTETEVKHESCTGQDLSDLGERLRDWFQLLQDNAKLNNNSKTGASNTAGANTGSVLDRSVVASCKDSLGWMFSKLDTNSDLYLDQAEIVAINLDKYEVCIRPFFNSCDSYRDGKVSTAEWCLCFWREKPPCLAELERIQVQEGGKKKLGLFIPSCDEDGYYRKLQCDQARGECWCVDQHGGELASSRIHGNPDCDEAVTYSGDFGSGVGWEDEEDKEAEENEEEGEADDGGYIW